One genomic region from Listeria monocytogenes encodes:
- a CDS encoding MATE family efflux transporter, with protein MKHSDNYYLTKASIPKAIAHLSIPMMLGMSVGVIYNIVNAFFIGLLHDTSMLTAVTLGLPMFTILMAIGNMFGVGGGTYISRLLGKEEGTKAKQVSAFVLYGSLVLGILCAILLGFLINPVTHFLGADATSFLHTKNYTLALLICSPFIIANFALEQVVRAEGASRVSMNGMLIGTVVNLVFDPLLILYFDFNVVGAAVSVGLASLFSLIYYAWYLEKKSDYLSIRFKWFQASKEIVQNVFKIGVSELLLSLFLIVTTLVLNHYSMIYGEGVVAGFGVALRVVQLPEFICMGLYMGIIPLLAYNYGSGNIARFEKAIRFTAISIGLIVLLLSSLVFIFRFQVMHLFSDSQSVITLGVHIMVAMLISSLFSGFTGLFTSTFQAIGKAIPATIMSVSQGIIFIPVIILGQYYFGLMGVIWSLTATEILTCIIGVTLFTIHNIKIASSAKTKDLAV; from the coding sequence ATGAAACACTCAGATAATTATTATTTAACAAAAGCGAGCATTCCTAAAGCGATAGCGCACTTATCGATTCCAATGATGCTCGGAATGTCGGTTGGGGTGATTTATAATATCGTCAATGCGTTCTTTATTGGTTTACTGCATGATACGTCGATGTTGACTGCTGTAACACTCGGTTTACCAATGTTTACGATTTTAATGGCGATTGGGAATATGTTTGGTGTTGGCGGTGGGACGTATATTTCTCGCTTGCTTGGGAAAGAGGAGGGAACCAAGGCAAAGCAAGTATCGGCCTTTGTTTTATATGGAAGTTTAGTATTAGGCATTCTATGCGCCATCTTACTTGGCTTTTTGATTAATCCAGTTACTCATTTTCTTGGGGCGGATGCAACGAGCTTTTTACACACAAAAAATTATACGTTGGCGCTTCTAATTTGTAGTCCGTTTATTATTGCGAATTTTGCTTTAGAACAAGTGGTTCGGGCCGAGGGAGCTTCGCGGGTGTCTATGAACGGGATGCTGATTGGTACGGTTGTTAATTTAGTATTTGATCCATTGCTTATTTTGTATTTTGATTTTAATGTGGTGGGGGCTGCAGTTTCGGTAGGATTAGCAAGCTTATTTTCGCTGATTTACTATGCTTGGTATTTAGAGAAGAAAAGTGATTATTTATCCATTCGTTTTAAATGGTTTCAAGCATCCAAAGAAATCGTTCAAAACGTGTTTAAAATTGGTGTTTCAGAGTTGCTTCTATCGTTATTCCTCATTGTGACAACGCTCGTTTTAAATCACTATTCGATGATTTACGGGGAAGGGGTGGTTGCTGGTTTTGGCGTGGCGCTTCGGGTGGTGCAGCTCCCTGAATTTATTTGTATGGGACTTTACATGGGGATTATTCCGCTGTTAGCTTATAATTATGGTTCGGGTAATATTGCACGGTTTGAAAAAGCAATACGGTTTACTGCTATTAGTATTGGGCTTATTGTGCTCTTGCTTTCGAGTCTGGTATTTATCTTCCGTTTCCAAGTGATGCACCTATTTAGTGACAGTCAAAGTGTGATAACGCTTGGTGTGCATATTATGGTTGCTATGCTGATATCTTCTCTTTTCAGTGGATTTACAGGACTGTTTACGAGTACTTTTCAAGCAATTGGGAAAGCTATTCCGGCTACAATTATGTCTGTTTCACAAGGCATCATCTTTATTCCAGTCATCATTTTAGGACAATATTACTTCGGACTTATGGGCGTGATTTGGTCCTTGACGGCGACTGAAATTCTTACGTGCATAATCGGTGTGACACTATTCACAATCCATAATATTAAAATAGCTAGTAGCGCAAAAACGAAAGACTTAGCCGTTTAA
- a CDS encoding LM6179_1298 family efflux MFS transporter, translating to MEQTKVKAVTIAVFVATFMAAIEGTIVSTAMPTIVSQLDGIELMNWIFSVYLLTSAVTVPIYGKLSDLYGRKNIFVIATIIFIIGSSLCGFAQNMEQLIIFRAIQGIGAGGILPSTMTIIADVYPFEKRAKVLGFMGSAWGIAGVFGPLVGGFLVDQLSWHWIFFINVPIGILTILLILLYLREKVEHVKLPIDYLGASLFTVALLGLLFALQRAGESLNWTEPLVVILFAVSIVLFIAFYFVEKRAKDPIMPFVLFKNPVVLIGNLIGFLISAFLIGINVYIPMWAQGMLGHGATIAGFMLAPLSVTWIIGSFIGGKLLMTLGNRHTVGIGVLITAASGLILALFPASTNDIFFYLNSAFMGFGFGIIFTTTTVTVQDAVPRFQTGIATASNTLFRTVGQTIGVAVFGTIFNSVLTSEFRAAAGSEVNRSNLNQLISPQTSGNVSTDLVDPLRDILYSGLHTVFWVMFACCIVSYFIHFILPKKHISGEK from the coding sequence TTGGAACAAACAAAAGTAAAAGCCGTTACCATCGCCGTATTTGTCGCAACATTTATGGCAGCTATTGAGGGTACCATCGTGAGTACTGCGATGCCAACGATTGTAAGTCAGTTGGACGGCATAGAGTTAATGAACTGGATTTTTTCTGTTTATTTGCTAACATCAGCAGTGACGGTTCCGATTTACGGAAAACTGTCTGATTTGTATGGACGAAAAAATATTTTTGTGATTGCGACAATTATTTTTATTATTGGTTCATCACTTTGTGGATTTGCACAAAATATGGAACAATTAATTATTTTTCGCGCGATCCAAGGTATTGGAGCAGGTGGGATTTTACCATCTACTATGACGATTATCGCAGACGTGTATCCATTTGAAAAACGAGCAAAAGTACTTGGCTTCATGGGTTCCGCTTGGGGTATCGCTGGTGTATTTGGACCACTTGTTGGAGGTTTTTTAGTAGACCAACTTTCATGGCATTGGATTTTCTTTATCAATGTCCCAATCGGCATTTTGACAATCCTACTTATTTTGCTTTATTTACGCGAAAAAGTGGAACATGTGAAATTACCGATTGACTATTTAGGTGCCTCGCTCTTTACCGTGGCACTACTTGGTTTATTATTTGCGTTACAGCGAGCCGGGGAATCGCTCAACTGGACAGAACCGCTCGTCGTTATTCTTTTTGCCGTTTCGATTGTGTTATTTATTGCTTTTTATTTTGTCGAAAAACGTGCAAAAGATCCGATTATGCCATTTGTATTATTTAAAAATCCAGTGGTGTTAATTGGGAACTTAATTGGTTTCTTGATTAGTGCCTTCCTAATTGGGATTAACGTGTATATTCCAATGTGGGCACAAGGAATGCTTGGGCACGGGGCTACGATTGCTGGATTTATGCTTGCACCGCTTTCGGTTACATGGATAATTGGTTCATTTATCGGCGGCAAACTTTTAATGACGCTTGGAAATCGGCATACGGTTGGCATTGGCGTTTTAATTACGGCGGCAAGTGGATTAATTTTAGCCTTATTCCCCGCTTCCACAAATGACATCTTCTTCTATTTAAATAGTGCATTTATGGGATTTGGTTTTGGGATAATTTTTACCACGACAACAGTCACTGTTCAAGATGCTGTACCGCGATTCCAAACTGGTATTGCTACTGCTTCTAATACACTTTTTAGAACAGTTGGTCAAACAATCGGTGTGGCTGTATTTGGAACTATCTTCAACTCAGTCCTTACAAGCGAGTTCCGCGCCGCAGCTGGCAGTGAAGTGAATCGCAGTAATTTAAACCAATTAATTAGCCCACAAACTTCGGGTAACGTTAGTACAGACCTTGTTGATCCACTTCGAGATATTTTATATAGCGGGCTTCATACGGTTTTCTGGGTAATGTTTGCTTGCTGTATCGTTAGTTATTTTATTCATTTTATCTTACCGAAAAAACATATTTCCGGTGAAAAATAA
- a CDS encoding MarR family winged helix-turn-helix transcriptional regulator: protein MRREKTMDTLIRSIMIKSKRKMDAKVAQFGLTTQQARVLGFLNDNAANEIIQKDLQRIFQTRGASITSLIQGLEKKQLISRKPSIRDGREKVVTLTEEGKRIVDEFNESFPREDDKAKKILSADEYKIFIDLLSKIDDNTE, encoded by the coding sequence GTGAGAAGAGAGAAGACGATGGATACGTTGATTCGTTCGATTATGATTAAATCCAAACGTAAAATGGATGCAAAAGTTGCTCAATTTGGGCTGACAACACAACAAGCTAGAGTTCTTGGATTTTTAAATGATAATGCAGCAAATGAAATTATCCAAAAAGATCTTCAGCGAATCTTCCAAACACGTGGTGCAAGTATCACTAGCCTCATTCAAGGACTCGAGAAAAAGCAATTAATTTCACGCAAACCAAGCATTCGAGATGGCAGAGAAAAAGTGGTCACTTTAACTGAAGAAGGTAAACGAATCGTGGACGAATTTAATGAATCCTTCCCGCGTGAAGATGATAAAGCGAAAAAAATCCTTTCCGCTGACGAGTATAAAATCTTTATTGATCTACTTAGTAAAATTGATGACAATACGGAATAA
- a CDS encoding ABC transporter ATP-binding protein, translating into MIKLTNVVKKFGKIEAVKGINLEVEKGSLFAFLGENGAGKSTTLSMICTESEPTSGEIYIDDEKLTFKNRTLFRQKLGVVFQENVLDDLLTVRENLYNRASLYGKTKAEITERLALVSSIMGIEDILNRRFEKLSGGQKRRAEIARAIMHDPEILLLDEPTTGLDPKTRVSVWKIIDYLREELGMTVFLTTHYLEEAKDADQLAVIHKGKIIAQGTPTNIRSRFSVDKIFFYDAKVAELQKIMKKANLPFKVSKATMRVDVINQDVEILAILNQAAGLYGSFEVIKGNLDDAFISMIKEESDD; encoded by the coding sequence ATGATAAAATTGACCAATGTAGTTAAAAAATTTGGCAAAATCGAGGCAGTCAAAGGGATTAATTTAGAAGTTGAAAAAGGCTCGTTATTTGCTTTTCTAGGCGAGAATGGTGCGGGTAAATCGACTACGCTTAGCATGATTTGTACAGAAAGCGAACCTACTTCAGGAGAAATTTATATTGATGATGAAAAATTGACATTTAAAAATCGTACATTATTTAGACAAAAGCTAGGCGTAGTTTTCCAAGAAAATGTGTTGGATGACTTACTGACGGTGCGCGAAAATTTATATAATCGCGCAAGTTTATACGGGAAAACAAAAGCAGAAATTACGGAACGATTAGCGCTAGTTTCTTCTATTATGGGGATTGAGGATATTTTAAATCGTCGCTTTGAAAAATTGTCTGGTGGTCAAAAGCGTCGCGCGGAAATTGCTAGGGCAATTATGCATGATCCAGAAATTTTGCTGCTAGATGAGCCAACGACCGGGCTAGATCCAAAAACAAGAGTGAGTGTATGGAAAATTATTGATTATTTGCGAGAAGAATTAGGAATGACGGTGTTTTTGACGACACATTATTTAGAAGAAGCTAAAGATGCGGATCAGTTAGCTGTAATCCATAAGGGGAAAATCATCGCGCAAGGTACACCAACAAACATTAGAAGCCGTTTTTCTGTAGATAAAATTTTCTTTTACGATGCGAAGGTAGCAGAACTTCAAAAAATAATGAAAAAAGCAAATTTACCATTTAAAGTTTCTAAAGCAACGATGCGTGTGGATGTGATAAATCAAGATGTCGAAATATTGGCTATTTTAAATCAAGCAGCGGGACTTTATGGTTCTTTTGAAGTGATTAAAGGGAACTTAGATGATGCTTTTATTTCGATGATTAAGGAGGAGTCCGATGATTAG
- a CDS encoding glutathione peroxidase, with protein MNVHDFSEKAMNGKEIALSDYEGKVLLIVNTASKCGLTPQLEGLEAMYKKLGGDNFEILGFPCNQFLRQDPGSDEEILEFCQMNYGVTFQMFSKIKVKGKDASPLYKYLTEQTGGKKVEWNFAKFLIDENGEVIERFPSKMKPEDFEDKVEALVAKVNN; from the coding sequence ATGAATGTCCATGATTTTTCTGAAAAAGCAATGAACGGCAAAGAAATAGCTTTAAGTGATTATGAAGGTAAAGTTTTACTCATAGTGAATACCGCGAGTAAATGTGGCTTAACACCTCAATTAGAAGGTCTTGAAGCAATGTATAAAAAATTGGGTGGAGATAATTTTGAAATTCTCGGTTTCCCATGTAACCAGTTTTTACGTCAAGACCCTGGTAGTGATGAGGAAATTTTAGAATTTTGCCAAATGAATTATGGTGTGACTTTCCAAATGTTTTCCAAAATTAAAGTAAAAGGCAAAGATGCCAGCCCACTTTATAAATATTTAACCGAACAAACTGGTGGTAAAAAAGTAGAATGGAACTTTGCGAAATTCTTAATTGATGAAAATGGAGAAGTTATTGAACGTTTCCCATCTAAAATGAAACCTGAAGATTTTGAGGATAAAGTGGAAGCACTTGTTGCGAAAGTAAATAATTAA
- a CDS encoding ABC transporter permease: protein MISRNLKIYFRDRTAVFMSLLTVLIIIGLYAIFLGNNMEEMFKQASGKTVGIQELVNTWVIAGILSITPVTVSLAVFSLKVHDEELSIARSFAITPASRGRIVISYIVSGLVASFLLSVITLFVGEMYIWLTGGEFLPFESWIRLIGIILINVLCCSSIMFFIASLVKKASAFSSVSTIVGTVIGFIAGIYLPIGSLPAAVQTAMKCFPFTYGASTIREIMTKEPLKEVFAGNTGAMDATKEMIGITIYWGDKTVTTGLSLLILSAFAVVFGVLSVILMKRQTK from the coding sequence ATGATTAGTCGTAATTTAAAAATCTATTTTCGTGATAGAACTGCTGTATTTATGTCATTACTTACTGTTTTAATTATTATTGGACTGTATGCGATTTTTTTAGGAAATAATATGGAAGAGATGTTCAAACAGGCTTCTGGAAAAACGGTAGGCATACAAGAATTAGTGAATACGTGGGTGATAGCAGGGATTTTATCCATTACACCTGTAACGGTATCGTTGGCCGTTTTTTCTTTGAAAGTGCATGATGAAGAATTAAGTATTGCGAGAAGCTTTGCGATAACACCTGCTTCCAGAGGGCGTATTGTTATTAGTTATATTGTTAGTGGACTAGTTGCTTCTTTCTTGTTGTCTGTCATAACACTTTTTGTTGGGGAAATGTATATTTGGTTGACTGGCGGAGAATTTTTACCGTTTGAGAGCTGGATTCGTTTAATTGGGATTATTTTAATTAATGTTTTATGTTGTAGCAGTATTATGTTCTTTATCGCCAGTTTGGTGAAAAAAGCGAGTGCCTTTAGTTCCGTTTCGACGATTGTTGGGACTGTTATTGGTTTTATTGCCGGGATTTATTTACCAATTGGTTCACTTCCGGCCGCGGTGCAAACAGCGATGAAATGTTTTCCTTTCACATACGGAGCTTCTACTATTCGAGAAATCATGACAAAAGAGCCTTTGAAAGAAGTTTTCGCGGGGAATACAGGTGCGATGGATGCGACAAAAGAAATGATTGGAATTACGATTTATTGGGGCGATAAAACAGTTACAACAGGGCTTAGTTTACTTATTTTAAGTGCCTTTGCAGTCGTGTTTGGTGTGTTATCTGTCATCCTCATGAAACGACAAACAAAATAA
- the lieB gene encoding multidrug efflux ABC transporter permease LieB (ABC transporter involved in aurantimycin A resistance) translates to MKAIRDTSILFGRSMRHIMRSPDTIITVAIIPIMIMLMFVYVLGGAIQTGTDNYVDYLLPGIILMAIASGIAYTAVRLFTDVQKGLFQRFHSMPISRSSVLWGHVLTSLVSNAISIVLIILVALLIGFRSSAGIVEWLAVAGILLLFTLALTWVAVIPGLTAKSVDGASAFSYPLIFLPFISSAFVPTDTMPTAIRVFAENQPVTAIVNTIRALLYSEPIGNDIWIALAWCVGITVVAYVFAVTIYKKMV, encoded by the coding sequence ATGAAAGCAATTCGTGATACAAGTATATTATTTGGTCGCTCCATGCGTCATATTATGCGTAGTCCTGATACGATTATTACTGTTGCTATTATTCCAATTATGATTATGTTGATGTTTGTATATGTGCTTGGAGGTGCAATTCAAACAGGGACAGACAATTACGTAGATTACTTGTTGCCGGGTATTATTTTGATGGCAATTGCAAGTGGAATAGCCTATACGGCGGTACGATTATTTACAGATGTACAAAAAGGATTATTTCAACGATTTCATTCTATGCCAATTAGTCGTTCTTCCGTTTTGTGGGGACATGTTTTAACTTCTTTAGTATCTAATGCTATTTCTATTGTACTCATTATTCTAGTTGCGCTTTTGATTGGTTTTCGTTCATCAGCAGGGATAGTGGAATGGCTTGCTGTAGCTGGTATTTTGCTTTTGTTCACATTAGCGCTCACATGGGTTGCTGTGATTCCTGGTTTAACTGCCAAATCAGTAGATGGAGCAAGCGCATTTTCTTATCCGCTCATATTTTTACCATTCATCAGTTCTGCTTTTGTTCCGACGGATACGATGCCAACCGCAATACGAGTTTTTGCAGAAAATCAGCCCGTGACAGCTATTGTTAATACGATACGTGCATTGCTGTATTCAGAACCAATCGGGAATGATATCTGGATTGCACTTGCATGGTGTGTTGGAATTACCGTTGTTGCCTATGTTTTTGCAGTAACTATTTATAAAAAAATGGTATAA
- a CDS encoding peptide chain release factor 3, with translation MSQDLQKEVASRKTFAIISHPDAGKTTITEQLLLFGGVIRSAGTVKGKKSGKFATSDWMEIEKQRGISVTSSVMQFDYNGSRINILDTPGHSDFSEDTYRTLMAVDSAVMVIDAAKGIEAQTLKLFKVCRMRGIPIFTFINKMDRQGKMPLELLAELEEVLGIESYPMNWPIGMGKELAGLYDRYHRVIEQYRSEEDERFLPLGEDGDLKEAHAIQKSLYYDQALEEIMLLDEAGNDFSRERIIAGEQTPVFFGSALTNFGVETFLRTFVDFAPAPSSHESNEGVIEADNPKFSGFIFKIQANMNPAHRDRIAFIRICSGEFERGMNVTLTRTGKSMKLANSTQFMADDRETVNRAVAGDIIGLYDTGNYQIGDTITNGSKKLEFEKLPQFTPELFMRVYAKNVMKQKHFHKGVEQLVQEGAIQLFKTWRTEEYIIGAVGQLQFEVFEHRMRGEYNSEIRMEPIGKKIARWVKEEDADEKLSTARSMLVKDRFDQPLFLFENEFAINWFNDKNPDIELTSLL, from the coding sequence ATGAGTCAAGATTTGCAAAAAGAAGTTGCTTCACGCAAAACGTTTGCGATTATTTCTCACCCGGATGCTGGGAAAACGACGATTACTGAGCAATTATTATTATTCGGTGGCGTTATCCGTTCAGCTGGGACTGTAAAGGGAAAGAAATCTGGAAAGTTTGCGACAAGTGACTGGATGGAAATTGAAAAACAACGTGGTATCTCGGTAACGAGTTCTGTGATGCAGTTTGATTATAATGGTTCAAGAATTAATATTTTGGATACACCGGGTCACTCGGATTTCAGTGAAGATACGTACCGGACATTGATGGCAGTGGATAGCGCGGTCATGGTTATCGATGCTGCGAAAGGGATTGAAGCTCAAACACTAAAACTATTCAAAGTTTGTCGAATGCGCGGAATTCCTATTTTTACTTTTATTAACAAAATGGACCGTCAAGGGAAAATGCCACTGGAATTGCTTGCTGAACTAGAAGAAGTTCTTGGCATTGAATCGTATCCAATGAACTGGCCGATTGGGATGGGTAAAGAGCTTGCTGGGCTTTATGACCGTTACCACCGTGTGATTGAGCAATATCGTTCTGAGGAAGATGAGCGTTTCTTACCACTTGGTGAAGATGGCGATTTGAAGGAAGCGCACGCTATTCAAAAATCACTTTATTACGATCAAGCTCTGGAAGAAATTATGTTACTTGATGAGGCTGGGAATGACTTTAGTCGCGAACGTATTATTGCGGGTGAACAAACACCAGTATTTTTCGGTAGTGCCTTAACAAACTTTGGTGTAGAAACTTTCTTGCGCACATTTGTTGATTTTGCGCCTGCTCCTTCTAGCCATGAATCGAATGAAGGTGTGATTGAAGCAGATAATCCAAAGTTTTCTGGTTTTATTTTCAAAATCCAAGCCAATATGAATCCTGCTCATCGTGATCGGATTGCCTTTATTCGAATCTGTTCAGGTGAATTCGAACGTGGCATGAATGTTACGTTAACGCGAACAGGGAAAAGTATGAAGCTCGCTAACTCAACGCAGTTTATGGCGGATGACCGGGAAACTGTTAATCGTGCGGTAGCTGGTGATATTATCGGTTTGTACGACACGGGTAATTACCAAATTGGCGATACGATTACTAATGGAAGTAAAAAACTCGAATTTGAAAAACTTCCGCAGTTTACCCCAGAATTATTTATGCGTGTTTATGCGAAAAATGTTATGAAACAGAAGCATTTCCATAAAGGCGTCGAGCAACTTGTTCAAGAAGGTGCGATTCAATTATTTAAAACGTGGCGCACGGAAGAATACATTATTGGGGCTGTTGGTCAGTTGCAATTTGAAGTATTCGAACACAGAATGCGCGGCGAATATAATTCAGAAATTCGGATGGAACCAATCGGCAAAAAAATCGCTCGTTGGGTCAAAGAAGAAGATGCGGATGAAAAACTATCCACAGCTCGAAGCATGCTCGTAAAAGACCGCTTCGACCAACCGTTATTCTTATTCGAAAATGAATTCGCGATTAATTGGTTTAATGATAAAAATCCAGATATCGAGTTAACTTCATTACTATAA
- a CDS encoding LytTR family DNA-binding domain-containing protein has protein sequence MKFHVKQNNNLAVGEVDVYCHPDNLEEVTNIVMGIDEPTEKISVKKDGATYLLEPKAILYFEAVESKIFVYTEKEIYEIHWKLYELEEKFKDSSFFRCSKSMILNIEWIEKIAPGFHGKFEAKLFNREKVIISRQYAKVLKQKLNMGGKRK, from the coding sequence ATGAAATTCCATGTGAAGCAAAATAATAATTTAGCAGTTGGTGAAGTGGATGTGTATTGCCATCCCGATAATTTAGAAGAAGTAACGAACATCGTAATGGGAATAGATGAGCCAACAGAAAAAATCTCTGTCAAAAAGGACGGCGCCACTTATTTACTAGAACCAAAAGCCATTTTATATTTTGAGGCAGTCGAAAGTAAGATTTTTGTTTATACGGAAAAAGAAATCTATGAAATCCATTGGAAATTATATGAACTGGAAGAAAAATTCAAAGATAGTTCTTTTTTCAGATGTTCGAAATCAATGATTTTAAATATCGAATGGATTGAAAAAATTGCTCCGGGTTTTCACGGGAAATTTGAAGCGAAACTTTTTAATCGGGAAAAAGTGATTATATCTCGGCAATACGCGAAGGTCTTAAAGCAAAAATTAAACATGGGAGGTAAGCGGAAATGA
- a CDS encoding DUF3021 family protein, which produces MSTKLIQFIQSACIIFSASIITMICSYIATGESETVAIRDIFIMLGFSIVTTFIQQLFFNNSVKTKLAFYSRLIAFFLFIGAAILGLGWLLDWYHNIAGFMIIFGFICVTFLVMHIFFSFRDVKFSNEINQKLAEMRERETK; this is translated from the coding sequence ATGAGTACTAAACTAATTCAATTTATACAATCAGCATGCATTATTTTTTCTGCCTCTATTATCACGATGATCTGCTCTTACATCGCAACTGGAGAATCAGAAACGGTCGCAATCCGGGATATTTTTATTATGCTTGGTTTTAGCATTGTGACAACGTTCATTCAACAATTATTTTTTAATAATTCAGTGAAAACGAAACTTGCTTTTTATAGTCGTTTGATTGCTTTTTTCCTCTTTATTGGCGCAGCGATTTTAGGGCTTGGGTGGTTGCTGGATTGGTATCATAACATAGCTGGGTTTATGATTATTTTTGGCTTTATTTGTGTGACTTTCCTTGTGATGCATATTTTCTTCAGCTTCCGTGATGTGAAATTCAGTAATGAAATTAATCAAAAACTAGCAGAAATGCGAGAAAGGGAGACAAAATGA
- a CDS encoding TerC family protein: MDTAMILEYGWVLLVLIGLEGILAADNAVVMAVMVKHLPDKQQKKALFYGLMGAFVFRFGALFLISFLANVWQVQALGAAYLLYIAISHIWKHAKGKDGEKEKKEKAGSGFWMTVLKVEIADIAFAIDSMLAAVALAITLPETGWGHIGGIDTGQFAIMFLGGLVGLIIIRFAATQFVKLLKSYPSLETAAFLIVGWVGVKLVIYTLAHPSLGVIPHSFPESTLWKLIFWGVMILIIVWGWFVSYRSKKKTETTK; the protein is encoded by the coding sequence GTGGATACAGCAATGATTTTAGAGTACGGTTGGGTGTTACTTGTCCTAATCGGTCTTGAGGGGATTTTAGCAGCAGATAATGCAGTAGTTATGGCTGTTATGGTCAAACATCTCCCAGATAAACAACAGAAAAAAGCGTTATTTTACGGATTAATGGGTGCCTTTGTTTTCCGTTTTGGCGCATTATTCTTAATTTCCTTTTTGGCAAACGTTTGGCAAGTTCAAGCGCTTGGTGCCGCATATTTACTATATATCGCTATTAGTCACATTTGGAAACATGCAAAAGGAAAAGACGGAGAAAAAGAGAAGAAGGAAAAAGCTGGCTCTGGTTTTTGGATGACCGTTCTAAAAGTAGAGATTGCTGATATTGCGTTTGCGATTGATTCCATGCTTGCGGCAGTAGCCCTTGCCATTACTCTTCCAGAAACAGGATGGGGACACATTGGGGGAATTGATACCGGGCAATTTGCGATTATGTTCTTAGGTGGACTTGTCGGTCTAATTATTATCCGTTTTGCAGCAACTCAATTTGTTAAATTACTAAAAAGCTATCCAAGTCTCGAAACAGCTGCATTTTTAATTGTTGGTTGGGTAGGCGTGAAGCTTGTTATTTATACACTAGCTCATCCAAGTCTTGGGGTAATTCCACACAGCTTCCCTGAGTCAACGCTTTGGAAATTAATTTTCTGGGGTGTGATGATTCTTATTATTGTATGGGGATGGTTCGTTTCCTACCGTAGTAAGAAAAAAACAGAAACAACTAAATAA
- a CDS encoding M42 family metallopeptidase, which translates to MSYEPNTKETMQKIKELTSIPSPTGNTGKIIEKLAKDLDASKIPYRLNNKGGLIVTLPGKDETKHRMLTAHVDTLGAMVKEIKADGRLLLTLIGGYRFNAIEGEYCTIETSAGDLYSGTILMHQTSVHVYKDAGTAERNDKNMEVRLDVKALDADKVRALGIEVGDFVSFDPRVQIINDEYIKSRHLDDKASVAILLQLINHIHENNLELPHTTHFLISNNEEIGYGGNSNIPAETVEYLAVDMGALGDGQTSDEYTVSICAKDGSGPYHLGLRKHLVELAKKNNIDYKVDIYPFYASDASAAINAGNDIIHGLIGPGIDASHAYERTHRDSLYHTEKLVYAYLFSNILK; encoded by the coding sequence TTGTCATACGAACCAAATACAAAGGAAACCATGCAAAAAATTAAAGAATTAACATCTATCCCAAGCCCAACAGGCAACACAGGGAAAATCATCGAAAAACTGGCAAAAGATTTAGATGCTTCAAAAATCCCATACCGCTTAAACAATAAAGGCGGATTAATTGTAACGCTTCCTGGGAAAGACGAAACGAAACATCGTATGCTAACCGCCCATGTGGATACGCTTGGAGCAATGGTTAAAGAAATTAAAGCAGACGGACGATTACTTTTAACGTTAATTGGCGGCTATCGTTTTAATGCAATTGAAGGCGAATATTGTACCATTGAGACAAGCGCTGGAGATTTGTATAGTGGAACTATCTTGATGCACCAAACTTCTGTCCATGTGTATAAAGATGCAGGGACTGCTGAGCGTAATGACAAAAATATGGAAGTTCGCTTAGATGTAAAAGCATTAGATGCAGACAAAGTTCGTGCTCTTGGAATAGAAGTAGGCGATTTCGTTTCCTTTGATCCGCGCGTGCAAATTATTAATGATGAATATATTAAATCTCGACATTTGGATGATAAAGCAAGTGTCGCGATTTTATTACAACTAATCAATCATATTCACGAAAACAACCTGGAGCTTCCTCATACAACCCATTTCCTAATCTCTAATAATGAAGAAATTGGCTATGGTGGTAATTCTAATATTCCGGCTGAAACAGTGGAATATTTAGCTGTCGACATGGGGGCGCTTGGTGATGGTCAAACGTCTGATGAATACACTGTTTCTATTTGTGCAAAAGACGGAAGTGGCCCATATCACCTTGGTTTGCGCAAACATTTAGTGGAGCTTGCTAAAAAGAATAATATTGATTATAAAGTGGATATTTATCCGTTTTATGCATCTGATGCGAGTGCGGCGATTAATGCTGGGAACGATATTATCCACGGTTTGATTGGACCAGGAATTGATGCTAGTCATGCATATGAACGCACACACCGCGATTCACTTTATCATACAGAAAAATTAGTTTATGCATATTTATTTTCGAATATATTGAAATAG